One window of Oryza brachyantha chromosome 12, ObraRS2, whole genome shotgun sequence genomic DNA carries:
- the LOC102701320 gene encoding uncharacterized protein LOC102701320, with product MAALFFDLSLLPADSDPASASRHLAAARALELGYSGAALDHPHRGLLDDSHSAALRIAPFPLPLPLPPPHRHRGGRSSNGSTAAASQRPFRQLTRVTLSLDSAAACGSALAPSAARLLRTYDLVAARPLTQAALDHLCQAQAVSDHLDILSIDFSHKLPFRLKLPMIKLALQRGLHFEIAYSPLIADAESRKQVLAQAKLLVDWTKGKNLIISSAARAANEIRGPNDVINLCAYLLGLSTQRAKAAVSANCRSLISNALRKKHFYKETIRIDRLLPNEQLNLSNFKLGDWIGWDPLYCKREVQSLETNLEPSNKDQLPGLPVDKSVLVEQLDESSNYRDIPLPSGTQEDSLQVNRGEIICQLPTLPASFGHENVSTILDKPENDENIAHQMQAADVPFVELKSIDQHIESVQDRMQLDETESFKINLASDDSLVCSAFPSTMEPSDATLVNKCSHQSSDILDYGKACRNCESDLTSCVRVDKSPLDSEIPSGSSVLPENKVLDLFNGITVDSETPLWCPPCGRDDEAPSDLALRWDSDLCGDVMMPQHVIKGGIEQITDKQIIHTLRDKIESIDRNGTISTTHAFHGPETVSTACMYNKGSNTTLGTDELTKQVPNETSTSLDEDIADIHKQPLNNSFASGEVEVPQVISEKQSQKVRVHHTAYLPFLGLLKSLHFKKKACKHYVVFASLQVLVFRSSSVPTLHAPSLLASNQKIRPWCFQIRARDLVVSHQSTTIQGTCGSGTSSSSSSSSSSYSSSSSSHPFISINGVKADSAFLPISSHHPPAPLSGHLSPEEELPKAAAAAVGRYSAEERRERIEKYRSKRNLRNFDKKITYACRKTLADSRPRVKGRFARNSGAGDADGSQSTELADVLSPPPPPPPPMNAMCNEEDDVPEWWPAVQEALARQEDDDDDLLAAYLGVSSINLYSPRGHSS from the exons ATGGCGGCCCTCTTCTTCGACCTcagcctcctccccgccgactccgaccccgcctccgcctcgcgccacctcgccgccgcccgcgccctcgagCTCGGCtactccggcgccgccctcgaCCACCCCCACCGCGGCCTCCTCGACGACTCCCACTCGGCCGCCCTCCGCATCgcccccttccccctccccctccccctcccgccgccccaccgccaccgcggcggccgcagcagcaatggctccaccgccgccgcctcccagcGCCCCTTCCGCCAGCTCACGCGCGTCACCCTCTCgctcgactccgccgccgcctgcggctCCGCGCtcgccccctccgccgcccgcctcctccgcacctacgacctcgtcgccgcgcgGCCGCTCACCCAGGCGGCCCTGGACCACCTCTGCCAGGCCCAGGCCGTGTCCGATCACCTCGACATCCTCTCCATCGACTTCTCCCACAAGCTGCCCTTCCGCCTCAAGCTCCCCATGATCAAGCTCGCGCTCCAGAGGGGGCTGCACTTTGAGATTGCGTACTCGCCGCTCATCGCCGACGCCGAATCGAGGAAGCAGGTGTTAGCACAAGCCAAG CTCTTGGTGGATTGGACTAAAGGAAAAAATCTCATCATTTCAAGTGCTGCTCGGGCTGCTAATGAGATTAGAGGCCCCAATGATGTCATAAATTTATGCGCTTATTTGCTTGGCCTTTCTACTCAGCGGGCCAAGGCTGCGGTATCGGCCAACTGCAG GTCACTGATTTCCAATGCATTGAGGAAGAAACATTTCTACAAAGAAACTATTAGAATTGATAGGCTTCTACCAAATGAGCAGTTGAATCTGTCAAATTTTAAGCTTGGTGACTGGATTGGTTGGGACCCTTTGTATTGTAAAAGAGAGGTGCAATCTTTGGAGACAAACCTGGAGCCTTCCAACAAAGATCAACTACCGGGTTTACCTGTTGATAAGTCTGTCCTTGTTGAGCAGCTCGATGAGTCAAGCAATTATAGAGACATCCCATTACCATCTGGAACTCAAGAAGATAGTTTACAAGTCAACAGAGGTGAAATTATTTGTCAACTGCCTACATTGCCAGCATCTTTTGGCCATGAGAATGTTTCCACCATTTTGGATAAACCTGAGAATGATGAAAATATAGCTCATCAGATGCAGGCTGCTGATGTCCCTTTTGTTGAACTGAAAAGCATTGATCAACACATTGAATCTGTTCAAGACAGAATGCAACTAGATGAAACAgaatcatttaaaattaacCTCGCTTCTGATGATAGCTTGGTGTGTTCTGCTTTTCCCTCTACGATGGAGCCTTCTGATGCTACACTTGTCAATAAGTGTTCTCATCAATCCAGCGACATTCTTGATTATGGCAAGGCTTGTAGAAACTGTGAATCTGACCTCACCTCCTGTGTCAGGGTGGATAAATCACCACTAGATTCTGAGATTCCTTCAGGTTCTAGTGTCCTCCCTGAGAATAAGGTGCTTGATCTGTTCAATGGCATTACAGTTGATTCTGAAACTCCATTGTGGTGCCCCCCTTGTGGGAGGGATGATGAGGCACCTTCAGATCTTGCACTTCGCTGGGATAGTGATTTATGCGGGGATGTCATGATGCCACAACATGTCATCAAGGGTGGAATAGAGCAAATTACAGATAAACAAATAATCCATACTTTGAGGGATAAAATAGAGTCAATTGACAGAAATGGTACTATTTCAACGACACATGCCTTTCATGGTCCAGAGACCGTATCAACTGCTTGTATGTATAATAAAGGATCTAACACAACATTGGGAACTGATGAGTTGACAAAACAAGTCCCAAATGAAACCAGTACCTCTTTGGATGAAGATATTGCTGACATACACAAGCAGCCACTGAACAATTCCTTTGCTAGTGGTGAGGTAGAGGTACCCCAAGTTATATCAG AAAAGCAAAGTCAGAAAGTAAGGGTGCACCATACAGCTTATCTGCCTTTCTTGGGCCTCCTTAAGTCTCTGCATTTCAAGAAGAAAGCATGCAAA CATTATGTGGTTTTTGCTTCCCTGCAAGTTCTTGTTTTCCGCTCTTCCAGTGTGCCCACACTCCATGCACCTTCTCTTCTAGCCTCCAACCAGAAAATCAGACCATGGTGCTTCCAGATCCGTGCAAGGGACCTGGTTGTTTCCCACCAAAGCACCACAATTCAAGGAACATG TGGCAGTGGCacatcctcttcttcttcctcttcctcttcctcttacTCTTCCTCTTCATCGTCTCATCCATTCATCAGCATCAATGGTGTCAAGGCGGATAGTGCCTTCCTCCCgatctcatctcatcatcCACCGGCGCCGCTGTCTGGGCATTtgtcgccggaggaggagcttccgaaggcggcggcggcggcggtggggaggtACAGCGCGGAGGAGCGGCGGGAGCGCATTGAGAAGTATCGGAGCAAGCGCAACCTCCGTAACTTCGACAAGAAGATCACC TACGCTTGCCGGAAGACGCTCGCCGACAGCCGGCCCAGGGTGAAGGGCCGCTTCGCCCGcaactccggcgccggcgacgccgacggcagCCAGTCGACGGAGCTAGCAGATgtgctgtcgccgccgccgccgccgccgccgccaatgaACGCAATGTGcaacgaggaggacgacgtgCCGGAGTGGTGGCCGGCGGTGCAGGAGGCGCTGGCCAggcaggaggacgacgacgacgacctgcTCGCCGCCTACCTCGGCGTCTCCTCCATCAACCTATACTCTCCTCGCGGCCACTCATCATGA
- the LOC121055976 gene encoding zinc finger BED domain-containing protein RICESLEEPER 1-like, with translation MSDDGDPMIINDELRLLGNGGTTRTTSRCSVAVLMGVLALVAPPVPMKQMAPVKPPRHQPLAASEPECVDPRCGTTSKRSSESSKNPDDTVRHWEYDPDVARTEMCRLIARTDLPLSFGASVAFQDYIRTAHNPRFTAVSRQTTTRDFVKLFNTCRAKLMNRKRLLALRLIDESHTGQNIDERVLLVLDEHGLKDKVFSVTLDNASSNTTTIDKLTPSINGYIGNMFMHQRCACHIINLIVKSGLKRLKPYLEAFRTAISFLNSSNLRIAGFKSYCIAVGELISVFIDIHYSRAPNENLLLTDLHWYVAEKILEFLEVFYDATVVISGVYYATSPLMIHQLLSIARHLHAYENDDLLRHSVVPMKTKFLKYWRNIPALYAFAFILDPRGKMKGFYNVLRVLSSLTGTDYSAYSTQIRAELNTMFEKYNDKFGSVRLQRPPVAPSGPGKRRTNWGMVFGENSSGVGSATLGVGLVSPSPSVSTRGSATALLQAASAGSHIGATELSSYLDSDTVNQYNDDDFDILN, from the exons ATGTCGGACGATGGTGACCCGATGATCATCAACGATGAGCTAAGGTTGTTGGGGAACGGGGGGACAACGAGAACGACGTCGAGGTGTTCGGTAGCAGTGCTGATGGGGGTGTTGGCGCTGGTGGCGCCACCGGTGCCGATGAAGCAGATGGCGCCGGTGAAGCCGCCGCGTCATCAGCCACTGGCCGCAAGCGAACCAGAATGTGTCGATCCGAGGTGTGGAACGACTTCGAAGAGATCAAGCGAATCGAGCAAG AACCCTGATGACACTGTTCGTCATTGGGAGTATGATCCTGATGTTGCTCGTACTGAAATGTGTAGGCTAATTGCACGTACTGATCTACCCCTTTCTTTTGGTGCATCTGTTGCTTTTCAAGACTATATTAGAACTGCACATAATCCTAGATTTACTGCTGTTTCTAGGCAAACAACCACTAGAGATTTTGTTAAGCTTTTCAATACTTGTCGTGCTAAGCTTATGAAT AGAAAAAGGCTTCTTGCTCTTAGGCTCATTGATGAGTCTCACACTGGCCAAAACATTGACGAACGTGTTCTTCTTGTTCTAGATGAGCATGGTTTAAAGGATAAGGTGTTCTCTGTTACCCTAGACAATGCATCATctaatactactactataGATAAGCTGACACCTAGCATTAATGGTTATATTGGTAACATGTTTATGCATCAACGATGTGCTTGCCATATTATAAACTTGATTGTTAAGTCTGGTTTGAAAAGGTTGAAGCCTTATCTTGAGGCTTTTAGGACTGCCATCTCTTTCTTGAACTCTTCTAACTTGAGGATTGCtggatttaaaagttattgcATTGCTGTGGGG GAGCTCATTAGTGTGTTCATTGACATTCACTACTCAAGAGCTCCTAATGAGAATTTACTTCTAACTGATTTACATTGGTATGTTGCTGAAAAGATTCTAGAATTTCTTGAGGTTTTTTATGATGCTACTGTAGTTATTTCTGGTGTTTATTATGCTACATCTCCACTTATGATTCATCAACTTCTTTCAATAGCACGACATTTGCATGCCTATGAGAATGATGATTTACTTAGACATTCTGTTGTTCCTATGAAGACTAAATTTCTTAAGTATTGGAGAAACATACCTGCATTGTATGCCTTTGCATTTATCCTAGACCCTAGAGGTAAAATGAAAGGTTTTTATAATGTTCTCAGGGTTTTATCTTCACTAACCGGTACCGATTACTCTGCATACTCAACTCAAATTAGAGCTGAACTCAATACTATGTTTGAAAAGTACAATGATAAGTTTGGTTCAGTTAGATTGCAAAGGCCCCCTGTTGCACCATCTGGTCCTGGTAAGAGGAGGACCAACTGGGGTATGGTCTTTGGGGAAAATTCTTCAGGTGTTGGTTCTGCAACTCTTGGTGTTGGACTTGTGTCTCCATCACCCTCTGTATCTACGAGGGGTTCTGCTACTGCTTTGCTGCAGGCAGCAAGTGCTGGTTCACATATTGGTGCCACTGAGCTATCGTCGTACCTTGACAGTGACACAGTCAATCAGTACAACGATGATGATTTTGATATATTGAACTAA
- the LOC102718696 gene encoding glutathione synthetase, chloroplastic-like, protein MATPCSRLHPTSFASLRGGSRGSTAVTRPPCCGARPPSSLLAPARCAVLGTAAQTAAPTTSTARKVEVREKQGQLAVPPRLVDELVEEALVWSSQHGLVVGDKNHPRSGKAPGVGLLHAPFSLLPMSFPKVYWDQAVELAPLFNELVDRVSLDGEFLQETLARTKEVDSFTGRLLDIHSKMMKLNKKEDVRLGLTRSDYMVDGATDLLLQVELNTISTSSNGLACGVCELHRNLTRQHERELGLDPECVVANTAIAQHAEALAGAWAEFNNQSAVVLVVVQAEERYMYDQYWITVALREMYGVTTIRKTMAAIEAEGELRPDGTLVVDGSPVAVVYFRAGYTPNDYPSEAEWRARLLIECSSAIKCPSIAYHLVGTKKIQQELAKQNVLERFLDNKADIEKIRKCFAGLWSLENDSIVMSAIESPELYVLKPQREGGGNNIYGDNLRETLVNLRKDGSNELAAYILMQRIFPPASLCYLVREGTCIRDNAVSEFGIFGAYLRNKDKVIVNDQCGYLMRTKAASLNEGGVVAGYAFLNSVFLT, encoded by the exons ATGGCCACCCCTTGCTCGCGCCTGCATCCGACGTCGTTCGCCTCCTTGCGAGGCGGGAGCAGGGGAAGCACGGCCGTGACGCGCCCGCCGTGCTGTGGGGCGAGGCCGCCGTCATCGCTGCTAGCTCCGGCGAGGTGCGCCGTGCtcgggacggcggcgcagaCGGCCGCGCCGACGACATCGACGGCGAGGAAGGTGGAGGTGCGGGAGAAGCAAGGGCAGCTGGCGGTGCCGCCGCGGCTGGTGGACGagctggtggaggaggcgcTCGTGTGGTCGTCGCAGCACGgtctcgtcgtcggcgacaaGAACCACCCG AGATCAGGAAAAGCTCCTGGTGTGGGCTTGCTCCATGCTCCGTTTTCTCTGCTGCCAATGTCATTTCCAAAAGTTTACTGGGATCAGGCAGTTGAATTGGCTCCCCTTTTCAACGAGCTGGTTGACCGTGTTAGTTTGGATGGGGAGTTTTTGCAAGAGACTTTGGCAAG AACGAAAGAGGTGGATTCATTCACTGGGAGGCTTCTAGATATCCATTCAAAGATgatgaaactaaacaagaaagAG GATGTTCGGTTGGGTCTTACTAGGTCAGATTACATGGTTGATGGGGCCACTGACCTGCTTCTTCAAGTTGAACTCAACACCATTTCTACATCATCTAATGGTCTTGCTTGTGGTGTATGTGAGCTTCACAG AAACCTGACTAGGCAGCATGAGAGGGAGCTTGGTTTGGATCCAGAGTGTGTTGTTGCGAACACAGCAATTGCTCAGCATGCGGAAGCATTAGCTGGGGCATGGGCTGAGTTCAACAATCAAAG TGCAGTAGTTCTGGTGGTTGTTCAGGCAGAAGAAAGGTACATGTATGACCAATATTGGATCACTGTTGCATTGAGAGAAAT GTATGGGGTGACGACAATTCGCAAAACGATGGCAGCAATAGAGGCAGAAGGAGAACTCCGTCCTGATGGTACACTTGTAGT AGATGGATCGCCAGTTGCCGTTGTCTACTTCAGGGCAGGTTACACACCAAATGATTACCCTTCAGAGGCA GAATGGAGAGCAAGACTCTTGATTGAATGTTCCTCTGCTATTAAGTGCCCCTCAATAGCATACCATCTTGTTGGAACCAAAAAGATTCAGCAAGAACTGGCAAAACAAAATGTGCTCGAAAG GTTTCTTGACAACAAAGCCGACATCGAAAAAATACGGAAATGCTTTGCTGGGCTATGGAGCTTGGAGAATGACAGTATAGTCATGTCTGCTATTGAATCACCAGAACTGTATGTTCTGAAGCCACAGAGGGAGGGTGGAG GAAACAACATTTACGGGGATAATTTGCGCGAAACATTAGTGAATTTGCGAAAGGATGGAAGCAATGAACTTGCAGCATACATCCTGATGCAGAGGATCTTTCCACCGGCGTCCCTCTGCTATCTTGTTCGAGAGGGCACATGTATTCGAGATAATGCGGTTTCtgaatttggaatttttggAGCCTACCTGCG GAACAAGGACAAGGTCATTGTGAATGACCAGTGTGGTTATTTGATGAGAACCAAGGCTGCTTCGCTGAATGAAGGTGGGGTGGTTGCTGGGTATGCATTTTTGAACAGCGTGTTCCTGACATGA